Proteins encoded within one genomic window of Dromaius novaehollandiae isolate bDroNov1 chromosome 7, bDroNov1.hap1, whole genome shotgun sequence:
- the GCG gene encoding pro-glucagon: protein MKMKTVYFTAGLLLMIVQGSWQNPLQDTEEKSRSYKASQSEPLDESRQLNEVKRHSQGTFTSDYSKYLDTRRAQDFVQWLMSTKRNGQQAQEDKENDEFPDQLSSNGISKRHAEFERHAEGTYTSDITSYLEGQAAKEFIAWLVNGRGRRDFPEKALVAEEMGRRHADGTFTSDINKILDDMAAKEFLKWLINTKVTQRDLLGEYQ from the exons atgaaaatgaaaactgtttattttactgCTGGGCTGCTTTTAATGATAGTTCAAGGCAGCTGGCAAAATCCTCTTCAGGATACAGAGGAGAAATCAAG ATCATACAAAGCTTCCCAGTCTGAACCATTAGATGAATCTAGACAACTGAATGAAGTGAAACGTCATTCACAAGGCACATTCACCAGTGATTACAGCAAGTACTTGGACACTAGGCGAGCTCAGGATTTTGTGCAGTGGTTAATGAGTACTAAAAGAAATGG ACAACAAGCACAGGAGGACAAAGAGAATGACGAATTCCCAGACCAGCTCTCAAG CAACGGGATCTCCAAGCGTCATGCTGAATTTGAGAGACATGCTGAGGGCACCTACACCAGTGATATCACCTCTTATTTGGAAGGTCAAGCTGCCAAAGAGTTCATTGCTTGGTTAGTGAATGGACGAGGAAGAAGAGA TTTCCCAGAAAAAGCTCTTGTGGCCGAAGAAATGGGCCGAAGACATGCAGACGGCACTTTCACGAGTGATATCAACAAAATCCTTGATGACATGGCTGCCAAAGAGTTCTTAAAATGGCTGATTAACACAAAAGTTACCCAAAG GGACCTTTTGGGAGAATaccagtaa